One Clostridium novyi NT genomic window carries:
- the cmk gene encoding (d)CMP kinase, producing the protein MKLNVAIDGPAGAGKSTIAKMVGSKFNLMYINTGSMYRAITLKALENNINSDNIEKLCDLMSNLEMHFENDRLILNGEDVNDALTLPKISENVSNYAAILEVREKLVYLQQKMAEKYDVIMDGRDIGTVVLKDAPFKFYITASPEERASRRYKELCSKNIEVNYDNILEEIKKRDYIDSTRKINPLTKAKDAIEIDTTTMSIDEVVNSICSIIAKKLNK; encoded by the coding sequence TTGAAATTAAATGTAGCAATAGACGGACCAGCAGGAGCTGGAAAAAGCACAATAGCAAAAATGGTTGGAAGTAAATTCAACCTAATGTATATAAACACAGGCTCTATGTATAGAGCTATTACACTAAAAGCATTAGAAAACAACATTAACTCTGATAACATTGAAAAGTTATGCGATCTTATGAGTAATCTTGAAATGCATTTTGAAAATGATAGACTTATATTAAACGGAGAAGATGTAAATGATGCACTTACTCTACCTAAAATAAGTGAAAATGTTTCAAATTATGCAGCTATTTTAGAAGTAAGAGAAAAGCTTGTGTATCTACAACAAAAAATGGCAGAAAAATATGATGTTATTATGGATGGAAGAGATATTGGAACAGTTGTTTTAAAAGATGCACCTTTTAAATTCTATATAACTGCTTCTCCAGAGGAAAGAGCTTCTAGACGTTATAAAGAATTATGTTCAAAAAACATAGAAGTAAATTATGATAACATATTAGAAGAAATAAAAAAACGAGATTATATAGATTCAACTAGAAAGATAAATCCTCTAACTAAAGCAAAAGATGCTATAGAAATTGATACAACAACTATGTCTATAGATGAAGTTGTAAATAGTATTTGTTCTATTATAGCTAAAAAACTTAACAAATAA
- a CDS encoding bifunctional 4-hydroxy-3-methylbut-2-enyl diphosphate reductase/30S ribosomal protein S1 codes for MKKILLAEKAGFCFGVKRAVDTAINFSNEYKKPIYTLGPLIHNNDVVEFLKSKNITSIELDELESLKEGDVIIIRSHGVTPNVIELLKDKNLIIADATCPYVAHIHETVKKYYELGYQIIIVGDKSHPEVVGINGYCNNTAIISKDGLNIESLPDKVCIVSQTTEKQENFNKVIDKITPLCKSLANFNTICNATKTRQESAEKLSQKVDSMVVIGGYHSSNTTKLYEICKKNCENTIHVENASEIPNDLIENSNSIGVTAGASTPDWIIKEAISKMSENNNSAFNEQLAYMEQNDIQIAVGDTVKGQVISLNEKEAFVNIGYKKDGIIPLKEATRDENISMKDLFNIGDEVTTKVVSLKNNDDCVVLSKIEIEREEAFKEIEEAFNNKTTLNISIKESVKGGIIGRYRGVRIFVPASHVELFHVEDLSVYIEQEMTVSIIEFRVNRKGTKIVASRRNVLQKEQAKQEEEAWETFKKDDVVEGEIKRLTNFGAFVDINGIDGLLHVSEISWGRVEKPEDILSVGEKVKVCILNIDKEHKKLSLSIKKLTEDPWNNVEEKYPVGSVVLGKIVRFADFGAFVQLEPGIDGLVHVSEISYKRINKPSDVLELNQEVKAKIINVNKETKRLSLSIKETE; via the coding sequence ATGAAAAAAATATTGTTAGCTGAGAAAGCTGGATTTTGTTTTGGTGTTAAGAGAGCTGTTGATACTGCAATTAACTTTAGTAATGAATATAAAAAACCTATATATACATTAGGACCACTTATACATAATAATGACGTGGTTGAATTTTTAAAATCAAAAAACATCACTTCAATAGAGTTAGATGAACTTGAGTCTTTAAAAGAAGGTGATGTTATTATTATAAGATCTCATGGAGTTACTCCTAATGTTATAGAACTTTTAAAAGATAAAAATCTTATAATTGCCGATGCTACATGCCCTTATGTAGCACATATACATGAAACAGTAAAAAAATATTATGAATTAGGTTATCAAATAATAATAGTAGGGGATAAAAGTCATCCAGAAGTTGTTGGTATAAATGGATACTGTAACAATACCGCTATAATATCAAAAGATGGATTAAATATTGAATCATTGCCTGATAAAGTTTGCATTGTTTCTCAAACAACTGAAAAACAAGAAAACTTTAATAAGGTTATTGATAAAATAACACCTTTATGTAAATCACTTGCTAATTTTAATACTATATGTAATGCAACAAAAACAAGACAGGAATCAGCAGAAAAACTTTCACAAAAAGTAGACTCTATGGTAGTAATCGGTGGATATCACAGTTCGAATACTACTAAATTATATGAAATCTGTAAAAAAAATTGTGAAAATACAATCCATGTTGAAAATGCAAGTGAAATACCAAATGATTTAATCGAAAATAGTAATAGTATAGGTGTTACAGCAGGCGCGTCAACACCTGATTGGATTATAAAGGAGGCCATATCAAAAATGAGTGAAAATAACAATTCAGCATTTAATGAACAATTAGCTTATATGGAACAAAATGATATCCAAATAGCTGTTGGTGATACAGTAAAGGGACAAGTTATATCATTAAATGAAAAAGAAGCATTTGTAAACATAGGTTATAAAAAAGATGGTATTATACCTTTAAAAGAAGCTACTAGAGATGAAAATATTTCAATGAAGGACTTATTTAATATTGGTGATGAAGTAACAACTAAAGTAGTTAGTCTTAAAAATAATGATGATTGTGTAGTTTTATCTAAAATTGAAATAGAAAGAGAAGAAGCATTTAAAGAAATAGAGGAAGCATTTAATAATAAGACTACCTTAAATATTTCTATAAAAGAATCTGTAAAAGGTGGTATTATAGGAAGATATAGAGGAGTTAGAATTTTTGTCCCTGCATCACATGTAGAACTTTTCCATGTAGAAGATTTAAGCGTATATATTGAACAAGAAATGACTGTAAGTATAATTGAATTTAGAGTTAACAGAAAAGGTACTAAAATAGTAGCTTCTAGAAGAAATGTACTACAAAAGGAACAAGCTAAACAAGAAGAAGAAGCTTGGGAAACTTTTAAAAAGGATGATGTAGTAGAAGGTGAAATAAAGAGACTTACTAACTTTGGAGCATTTGTAGATATAAATGGAATAGATGGTTTACTGCATGTTTCTGAAATTTCTTGGGGAAGAGTAGAAAAACCTGAAGATATTTTAAGTGTAGGAGAAAAAGTAAAAGTTTGTATACTAAATATTGATAAAGAACATAAAAAACTATCATTATCTATAAAAAAATTAACTGAAGATCCTTGGAATAACGTTGAAGAAAAATACCCTGTAGGTTCTGTAGTACTTGGAAAAATAGTTAGATTTGCTGACTTTGGTGCTTTTGTTCAATTAGAACCTGGTATAGATGGACTAGTTCATGTTTCAGAAATCAGTTATAAAAGAATAAACAAACCAAGCGATGTTTTAGAACTTAATCAAGAAGTTAAAGCTAAAATAATAAATGTTAATAAAGAAACTAAACGATTAAGTTTAAGTATAAAAGAAACAGAATAA
- a CDS encoding GNAT family N-acetyltransferase, whose protein sequence is MYTLEVLTKENLNEFNKLNEFRTNFNKLNKDFWQSYYTLNNMQILLLRKKIKLLKKDFKYIGYVWIGGKVNNIHRINSMYIVENDNILNDYSYLINNLDLSYPTIYTCEKNHYNFDILNKIGFEKIHGIMEMSQNLNSIKEMYVPSDIKFKKFIRGKDEAIRCFLQNTIFESKNRLPLTIKDIYYDEMQDYYCEDSAIFLKQGNSYIGYGQIIEKNKIPFIVNLGILPQYQNQGYGTLLLKYLLNMLYKKKKSFVKINVDPKNIRALELYKLLDFKEDFERSKWYLSNI, encoded by the coding sequence ATGTATACATTAGAAGTTCTTACTAAAGAAAACTTAAATGAATTTAATAAACTAAATGAGTTTAGAACTAATTTTAATAAATTAAATAAAGACTTTTGGCAATCTTATTACACATTAAATAATATGCAAATTTTATTACTTAGAAAAAAAATAAAACTTTTAAAAAAAGACTTTAAATATATAGGTTATGTTTGGATAGGTGGCAAAGTGAACAATATACATAGAATAAACTCTATGTATATTGTTGAAAACGACAATATATTAAATGATTATTCATATTTAATAAATAACTTAGATCTTTCATATCCTACTATATATACATGTGAAAAAAATCATTATAATTTTGATATCTTAAATAAAATAGGATTTGAAAAAATTCATGGGATTATGGAAATGAGTCAAAATTTAAATTCAATAAAAGAAATGTATGTACCAAGTGATATAAAATTTAAAAAGTTTATTAGGGGTAAGGATGAAGCAATAAGATGTTTCTTGCAAAATACAATATTTGAATCTAAAAATAGATTACCATTAACAATTAAGGATATATATTATGATGAAATGCAGGATTACTACTGTGAAGACTCTGCTATATTTTTAAAACAAGGAAATAGTTATATTGGTTATGGTCAAATTATTGAAAAAAATAAGATTCCGTTTATAGTCAACCTAGGAATACTTCCTCAGTATCAAAATCAAGGATATGGTACTTTACTTTTAAAATATTTATTGAATATGTTATACAAGAAAAAGAAGTCTTTTGTTAAAATAAATGTAGATCCTAAAAATATTCGTGCTTTAGAATTATACAAATTGCTAGATTTTAAAGAAGACTTTGAAAGGTCTAAATGGTACTTATCTAATATTTAA
- a CDS encoding GH25 family lysozyme — translation MQCASNKIINGIDISNWQSGINYDKLKRNTEVVIIKATEGVDFIDKMFLTHYNGCKTAGLKIGFYHFFSDKSNPTKQARDFWNTIKNKKMHVIPVLDIETSKRSKTEVTNRCLEFLKEMERLSGFKCIIYTYTSFAIEKLDKRLSSYPLWIAHYGVASPHNNGIWNKWVGFQYTDKARIEGVPNTCDANKFTPYIFINSDFKVPQNNSIIQEKPLWQLSISGDIVKDLQRELNRQFNKGLKVDGYFGNSTLNACILVRRGARGNITKIIQQRLIDKGYYVGIYKADGVFRNDTELAVKKFQKNNNLKVDGIVGIETWKALFKK, via the coding sequence ATGCAATGTGCTAGTAATAAAATCATAAATGGAATTGATATTTCTAACTGGCAATCAGGAATAAACTATGATAAATTAAAAAGAAATACAGAAGTTGTCATAATAAAAGCTACTGAAGGTGTAGATTTTATAGATAAAATGTTTTTAACCCATTACAATGGTTGTAAAACAGCAGGACTAAAAATTGGATTTTATCATTTTTTTAGTGATAAAAGTAATCCTACTAAACAAGCAAGAGACTTTTGGAATACTATAAAAAATAAAAAAATGCATGTAATTCCTGTACTTGATATAGAAACCTCAAAACGAAGTAAAACTGAAGTTACAAATAGATGTTTAGAATTTTTAAAGGAAATGGAAAGATTAAGTGGATTTAAATGTATAATTTACACTTATACTTCATTTGCCATAGAAAAACTAGACAAAAGACTCTCAAGTTATCCTTTATGGATAGCTCATTATGGAGTAGCTTCTCCTCATAATAATGGTATCTGGAATAAGTGGGTAGGATTCCAGTATACTGATAAAGCAAGAATTGAAGGGGTTCCAAATACATGTGATGCTAATAAATTTACACCATATATATTTATAAATTCAGATTTTAAAGTTCCCCAAAATAATAGTATAATACAAGAAAAACCTCTATGGCAATTAAGCATAAGTGGTGATATAGTAAAAGACTTGCAAAGAGAATTAAATAGACAGTTTAATAAAGGTTTAAAAGTAGATGGTTACTTTGGAAATTCCACTTTAAATGCCTGTATACTAGTTCGTAGAGGTGCTAGAGGAAATATAACAAAAATTATTCAACAACGATTAATAGATAAAGGCTACTATGTTGGAATTTATAAAGCTGACGGTGTTTTTAGAAATGATACTGAACTTGCAGTTAAAAAATTTCAAAAAAATAATAATCTTAAAGTAGATGGTATAGTTGGCATAGAAACTTGGAAAGCTCTATTTAAAAAATAG
- a CDS encoding flavodoxin family protein translates to MKSIIIYYSLEGNSKFISECINEVLKGDIVRLVPVNDVPKTGFLKKYLVGGTNAMRKKKPEINPININFDEYDFIVFGTPVWAGTFAPAFNTFFEKYNNIKNKNIALFCCHGGGGAAKTFDVFKKNLEGNTILGDIQFKDPLKHEAKEIGNQAKEWIKNLL, encoded by the coding sequence ATGAAATCAATCATAATTTATTATTCATTAGAAGGAAATTCAAAGTTTATATCCGAATGTATAAATGAAGTATTAAAAGGAGATATTGTTCGATTAGTTCCTGTAAACGATGTACCTAAAACTGGCTTTTTAAAAAAATACTTGGTGGGTGGTACTAATGCAATGAGGAAAAAGAAACCAGAAATCAATCCAATAAATATTAACTTTGATGAATATGATTTTATAGTATTTGGAACACCAGTATGGGCTGGAACATTTGCACCTGCATTTAATACTTTTTTCGAAAAATATAATAATATAAAAAATAAAAATATAGCATTATTCTGCTGTCATGGTGGCGGTGGTGCTGCTAAAACATTCGATGTATTTAAAAAAAATCTAGAAGGAAATACTATTTTAGGAGATATACAATTTAAAGATCCTTTAAAACACGAGGCTAAAGAAATTGGAAATCAAGCAAAAGAATGGATTAAAAATTTACTATAA
- a CDS encoding thiol-activated cytolysin family protein translates to MKKSLKTIIRSISFLSILTLTCSCNFITSTQKNVSLLSGPNKVIKPKKTKSLDDRIYGLKYDPNKILSFNGEKVENFVPNEGFSTPDKYIVIKREKKSISDSTADIAVIDSMNDKTYPGAIQLANRNLIENKPNIVSCERKPITISIDLPGMGEEGKTTITSPTYSSVKAGIDSLLNKWNSHYSSIYSIPTRFSYSDSMVYSKSQLSAKLGCNFKALNKALDIDFDSIYKGQKKVMLLAYKQIFYTVNVDAPNHPSDFFGDKVTFNDLAKKGVNSKNPPVYVSSVSYGRTIYVKLETTSKSANVKAAFKALIENQNISSNSEYKNILNQSSFTATVLGGGAKEHNKVITKNFDEIRNIITNNSEYSPRNPGYPIAYTTSFLKDNSVATVNNKTDYIETTSTEYTNGKITLDHRGAYVAKFNITWDEVSYDKNGKEIVEHKSWEGNDFGRTAHFNTELYLKGNARNICIKAKECTGLAWEWWRTIIDDKNVPLVKNRKVYIWGTTLYPRTLTEIE, encoded by the coding sequence ATGAAGAAATCTTTAAAAACTATAATTCGTAGCATATCTTTTCTCTCAATATTAACATTAACTTGTAGTTGCAACTTTATAACAAGCACCCAGAAAAATGTAAGCTTATTATCGGGACCTAATAAAGTTATTAAACCTAAGAAAACTAAATCCTTAGATGATAGGATTTATGGATTAAAATATGATCCTAATAAAATACTATCATTTAATGGAGAAAAAGTTGAAAATTTTGTACCTAACGAAGGTTTTTCAACACCCGATAAGTACATCGTTATAAAACGTGAAAAGAAAAGTATATCAGATTCTACAGCAGATATAGCTGTTATAGACTCGATGAATGACAAAACTTATCCTGGTGCAATACAACTTGCAAATAGAAATCTTATAGAAAACAAGCCTAATATAGTATCTTGTGAAAGAAAGCCAATAACAATAAGTATAGATTTACCTGGGATGGGTGAAGAAGGGAAGACAACTATAACTTCTCCTACTTATTCTTCTGTTAAAGCAGGAATTGATTCATTGCTAAATAAGTGGAATTCACATTATTCGTCAATATATAGCATTCCAACTAGATTTAGCTATTCAGATTCTATGGTTTATAGTAAGTCTCAATTATCAGCTAAATTAGGTTGTAATTTCAAAGCTTTAAATAAAGCATTGGATATTGATTTTGATTCTATTTATAAAGGACAAAAGAAAGTAATGCTTCTTGCATATAAGCAAATTTTTTATACAGTAAATGTAGATGCCCCAAATCATCCATCAGACTTCTTTGGGGATAAAGTAACATTTAATGACTTAGCAAAAAAAGGAGTTAATAGTAAGAATCCTCCTGTATACGTTTCAAGTGTATCTTATGGTAGAACTATTTATGTAAAACTTGAAACTACTTCTAAAAGTGCCAATGTAAAAGCTGCATTTAAAGCACTAATAGAAAATCAAAATATAAGCAGTAATTCTGAGTACAAAAATATTTTAAATCAAAGCTCATTTACAGCTACAGTATTAGGTGGTGGAGCTAAAGAACATAACAAAGTAATAACTAAAAACTTTGATGAAATAAGAAATATAATAACTAACAACTCAGAATATAGTCCTAGAAATCCAGGTTATCCTATAGCATATACTACTTCTTTTCTAAAAGATAATAGTGTTGCAACAGTGAACAATAAAACAGATTATATAGAGACAACCTCTACAGAATATACTAATGGAAAAATTACTCTTGATCATAGAGGTGCATATGTAGCTAAATTCAATATTACTTGGGATGAAGTAAGCTATGATAAGAATGGAAAAGAAATAGTAGAACACAAATCATGGGAAGGAAATGACTTCGGTAGAACAGCTCATTTCAATACAGAATTATACCTAAAAGGTAACGCTCGAAATATTTGCATAAAAGCTAAAGAATGCACTGGTCTTGCTTGGGAATGGTGGAGAACTATAATAGATGATAAAAATGTTCCTTTAGTTAAAAACAGAAAAGTCTATATTTGGGGAACAACATTATATCCTAGAACATTAACAGAAATAGAATAA
- the gltS gene encoding sodium/glutamate symporter, protein MNIKLDIFSTMALATFVFYFGTYCKNKIQLFSKYCIPAPVIGGLIFSIIVLILKMTNIATITLDTTLQTVFMTAFFTSVGFTASVKMLKKGGIKVIIFLGLSILLVVFQNTLGVTLSKLFKLNPLLGLCTSSIAMVGGHGTAGSFGPLLEEMNVRGATTVSFASATFGLIMGSVIGGFVAKSLIERYNLKTPKISKDKSIPVSDFHEDNAAVLCHSRLMNAVSWIFFAMGIGCLISKFIQSMGLTFPSYIGAMMAAAIIRNICDFKNKKLEEKEIETIGGISLSFFLSMALMGLKLWELFDLAIPMVVMLIAQSILMFLFSYFIVFKVLGKNYESAVFASANCGFGMGATPNAVANMDALTDKFGFAPTPYLVVPIVGCLFIDFVNSAIITVFINFIN, encoded by the coding sequence GTGAATATTAAATTAGATATATTTTCAACTATGGCATTAGCCACTTTTGTATTTTATTTTGGTACATATTGCAAAAATAAAATACAATTATTTTCTAAGTATTGTATACCAGCACCGGTTATTGGTGGACTTATTTTTTCTATAATAGTTTTAATATTAAAAATGACTAATATAGCAACTATAACTTTAGATACAACACTTCAAACGGTATTTATGACTGCTTTTTTTACAAGTGTAGGATTTACTGCAAGTGTAAAAATGCTAAAAAAAGGTGGGATTAAGGTAATAATATTTTTGGGACTTTCTATTTTATTAGTAGTCTTTCAAAATACTTTAGGAGTTACCTTAAGTAAATTGTTTAAATTAAATCCTCTATTAGGACTTTGTACAAGCTCCATAGCTATGGTTGGAGGACATGGAACAGCAGGATCCTTTGGACCACTTCTAGAGGAAATGAATGTACGTGGAGCTACCACTGTTTCTTTTGCATCTGCAACATTTGGACTTATTATGGGAAGTGTTATTGGAGGTTTTGTAGCTAAAAGTTTAATTGAAAGATATAATTTAAAAACACCTAAAATATCAAAAGATAAATCTATTCCAGTAAGTGATTTTCATGAGGATAATGCAGCTGTTTTATGTCATAGCAGACTTATGAATGCTGTATCATGGATATTCTTTGCTATGGGAATAGGATGCTTGATTTCTAAATTTATTCAAAGTATGGGACTAACTTTTCCGTCTTATATTGGGGCAATGATGGCTGCTGCAATTATAAGAAATATTTGTGATTTTAAAAACAAGAAATTAGAGGAGAAGGAAATAGAAACAATAGGTGGTATTAGTTTATCATTTTTTCTTTCCATGGCTCTTATGGGATTGAAATTATGGGAGTTATTCGATCTTGCAATTCCAATGGTAGTTATGCTTATAGCACAATCTATACTTATGTTTTTATTCTCTTATTTCATTGTTTTTAAGGTACTTGGGAAAAACTATGAATCAGCTGTTTTTGCTTCAGCTAACTGTGGATTTGGAATGGGTGCAACTCCTAATGCTGTAGCAAATATGGATGCTTTAACTGATAAATTTGGATTTGCACCTACACCTTACTTAGTTGTTCCTATTGTAGGATGTTTATTTATAGATTTTGTAAACTCAGCTATAATTACTGTGTTTATAAATTTTATTAATTAG
- the miaB gene encoding tRNA (N6-isopentenyl adenosine(37)-C2)-methylthiotransferase MiaB: protein MEDLVLDNNTKNIYNKRFFISTWGCQMNEEDSEKISGLLKGIGYTRTDIRDEADVVIFNTCCVRENAEQKVYGHLGELKALKRKNPNLILIVTGCMMQQKGMPEKVMEKFPHVDIIAGTYNSYKLPEYIERVKTEGNSIIEIWDKEKGIVEGLPVDRKSDIKAFVTIMYGCNNFCSYCIVPYVRGRERSRDPQNIIDEIKDLVSKGYKEITLLGQNVNSYGKGLEPEINFATLLRMVNKIDGLERIRFMTSHPKDVSDELIKAMAECEKVCEQGHFALQSGSTEILQKMNRKYTREDYLTLVKKLRKAMPNVGISTDIIIGYPGETEKDFEDTLSIVKEIEFDSAFTFIYSKREGTPAAKLEDQVPEDVKHTRFNKLVEAVNEIMARKNKEFEGKTVEVLVEGPSKNDDTKLMGRTRSGKLVNFNGCLDQVGKLVNIKITKANSFSLTGEII from the coding sequence ATGGAGGATTTAGTTTTGGATAATAATACAAAAAATATATATAATAAACGTTTCTTTATTTCAACCTGGGGATGCCAAATGAATGAAGAAGATTCCGAAAAAATATCAGGATTATTAAAAGGAATTGGATATACTAGAACAGACATACGTGATGAAGCTGATGTTGTTATTTTTAATACTTGTTGTGTACGTGAAAATGCTGAACAAAAGGTATATGGTCATCTTGGTGAACTTAAAGCATTAAAGAGAAAAAATCCTAACCTTATATTAATTGTTACTGGATGTATGATGCAACAAAAGGGTATGCCAGAAAAGGTTATGGAAAAATTCCCACATGTAGATATTATAGCTGGTACATACAATTCATATAAACTACCTGAATACATAGAAAGAGTAAAAACAGAAGGAAATTCTATAATAGAAATATGGGATAAAGAAAAAGGAATAGTTGAAGGACTTCCTGTAGATAGAAAAAGTGATATAAAAGCTTTTGTTACTATTATGTATGGTTGTAACAATTTCTGTTCTTATTGTATTGTTCCTTATGTACGTGGAAGAGAAAGAAGTCGTGATCCACAAAATATAATAGATGAAATTAAAGATTTAGTGTCAAAAGGCTATAAAGAAATAACTCTTCTTGGCCAAAATGTTAATTCATACGGAAAAGGCTTAGAACCTGAAATTAATTTTGCCACTTTACTAAGAATGGTTAATAAAATAGATGGACTTGAAAGAATCAGATTTATGACATCTCATCCGAAAGATGTATCAGATGAACTAATCAAAGCTATGGCTGAATGTGAAAAAGTATGCGAACAAGGTCACTTTGCTCTCCAATCTGGTTCTACTGAAATACTTCAAAAAATGAATAGAAAATATACTAGAGAAGATTATTTAACTTTAGTAAAAAAACTAAGAAAAGCTATGCCAAATGTAGGAATAAGTACAGATATAATAATAGGATATCCTGGTGAGACTGAAAAAGACTTTGAAGATACATTAAGTATTGTAAAAGAAATAGAATTTGATTCAGCATTTACATTTATATATTCTAAAAGAGAAGGCACTCCAGCTGCAAAGCTTGAAGATCAAGTACCTGAAGATGTAAAGCATACTCGTTTTAATAAACTTGTTGAGGCTGTTAACGAAATAATGGCAAGAAAAAATAAAGAATTTGAAGGAAAAACAGTTGAAGTTCTAGTTGAAGGTCCTAGTAAAAATGATGATACAAAACTTATGGGTAGAACTAGATCAGGAAAACTTGTAAACTTTAATGGATGTTTAGATCAAGTAGGAAAACTTGTAAATATAAAAATAACTAAAGCAAATTCTTTTTCATTAACTGGTGAAATAATATAA